A region from the Lycium barbarum isolate Lr01 chromosome 8, ASM1917538v2, whole genome shotgun sequence genome encodes:
- the LOC132607735 gene encoding uncharacterized protein LOC132607735 — MDCDLIDPGYSGSTFTWCNGWAPEKRVWQRLDRVLINHNWMNLFDSTNVDHLIRTVSDHFPILTMANSFQRNHVKYFKFLDLWTEEDDFKDVVNQAWSMDVQGSPMWRFHLKLKNTCRKLSEWSRNTVGNIFYHVSNLERQVCEVEKLILNDNSENNRSLLNQTNALLIRAYKKEEAYWKQKSGIQWFV, encoded by the coding sequence ATGGATTGTGATCTGATTGACCCTGGTTATTCGGGTTCTACTTTCACTTGGTGTAATGGTTGGGCACCTGAGAAGAGAGTGTGGCAAAGGCTTGATAGAGTGCTGATAAATCATAACTGGATGAACCTTTTTGATTCAACCAATGTAGATCACTTAATAAGAACTGTTTCTGATCATTTCCCGATCCTTACTATGGCTAATTCTTTTCAAAGGAATCATGTCAAGTACTTCAAATTTCTTGATTTGTGGACCGAAGAGGATGATTTTAAGGATGTTGTGAACCAAGCTTGGAGTATGGATGTGCAGGGATCTCCTATGTGGAGATTTCATTTGAAGCTCAAAAACACCTGTAGAAAACTTTCTGAATGGTCCAGAAATACTGTTGGGAATATTTTTTATCATGTTTCTAATTTGGAAAGGCAGGTTTGTGAAGTGGAAAAGCTGATTCTCAATGATAATTCTGAAAATAATAGGTCTCTTCTAAACCAAACCAATGCCCTTCTCATCAGAGCCTACAAAAAGGAAGAAGCATATTGGAAACAAAAATCCGGGATTCAATGGTTTGTTTAA